ATGTACTTGTAGACAACGCAGGCAGCTATCGGAGTCAGTAATACCACGATACTTCATTTCTGCAATTATAAAGAATTTGCAATGAGATATTTttcaaagaaatatttaaactttagaAGGACTTTGCCACCTCcataacaatttaaaattatgatcaTGTGTAGTATTGGATTCTTCAACTAACAAGGCATGATGAGCATatttaatgaagaaaaaaattgtcatCATAATACCTCCAAATTGTGAAATCATCAAGACTTAGAGAAGGAGGTTTAATGTTGGCAATTAAAGTATACAAATAAGATGGAAGAAATCGGTTAATAAGATTCCAATTTCCCTTGCATTAGAAGCATATTCACTAACagtaaaattttgataataGGGGATTGCCTCACCATTATCACAAAGTTTACCACTCTAGGAAACCAATCATCTTGTCAAAAGTGGATTGATTGGCCACTATGTACTACCCATACATACTAGTGTCAATTATTTGCAATACGCCACCAAATGTGAGAAGCATTAGAACTACAATGAATAGATCAAATTGTCAAATTACCACGCTTGTATTTAGCTCACATGACTCTAACCCAGAGAGCATCAAATTTGGTCAACAATTCCCAACCAAACTTCATCATGTAGCTTATATTAATACTTCTCAAATTACGAAAACCAAGACTTCCATCCTCCTTTGCCTTGTAGATAGTTTTCCACGAGATCAAGTGATACTTTTTATCAATGGTTGAAGTCCCCATATGAAATTCCTACAAAGCCTATACACATCTTTGCAAATAGCATAGGGCTAATAGTAGATTGCATCACATAATTGGGAAGACTCGTGATACAATTATGAGCAAAGGTAATTCAACCAACCATAGATAGAGAGTTTGATTTCCAATCCGAGAGTTTACTTCTAACTTTATCTACTATAAAAACATAAGAATGCGTATCCTTTCGACTAGTAATCACAAAGATACCCATATACTTTCCAATATCTCTAGTGGTCTCAATACTCATAATATTACTTATAGATTCTTCAACCAATTGAATTGAGGAgtatttttagagaaaaatttcAAGATTTGAAACTACTAACATGTTGACTTGAATGTAGACAAAAGGCAACAATAATGATTTTGATTTAGATAGTTTGTTCAGTGGAGGCCTCAACCATAAGAAGGATATCTTCAACAAATATCAAATGAGACACCGAAGAACCATGACGATCAAATTTCATAGGCTTTTAAGAGCAATCATATACAACATCAAGGATATAGCGGCTAAGTCACTCCCTCACAATAACTCAAGTTTTTGTTCCCTAGTGAGAGTACCTATTTGCTAACAATGTTTATTAGGTTAGGTACTCTCATTGGAGATAGTCTAAGGTTGCATggaatattttcaaatattgtgTGGAGTTGAGCTTCAAGGGtgtgtttgtttttgttttaaggTTGCCACAAATGTTTATGAGAATATGGGTTGGAAATATAGAGTTTGAAACCATTCAAATATTTGAGAGTCTATttataaaagagagaaaaagaaaaaagaaaataaaatgtgaATTTAATATCATAATATCACTTCTctcttactttttttataaataaatttttaaataattgaggGGATTCCAACTTAGGATTATAACATTCTAACATTTGCtacaaattttaacaaattattccttagtaaaaaaaattcctaaaataaaatttacacaTGATTCTTCAATTTCACATTTCTTTGAAGATAAGTATGAGTTTTACTTGAAGACCGATGGTAAAAAAGAGAAGACAATTCAATCTTTggaagatttatttatttattgaaaagcTATGTCTTGGAAGTGTTAAAATTTAACActgttaattataaattatagcaTATCtactaacaaaaataattgaaaacgCAACGAGCTTTCACCCATACATGTATAGAATGCCTAATATAATAGGCAAATTGGTAAAAATTATtactttgatattttatgttgtaTTATTGTcagaaaaatatattgtaatTTAAGTTTATATACTACTAAATTTGAAGTGTTAGTTCAATGgtaaaatttacttttataaCTTCAAAAtaccaaatttaaatttcaacgaAAACATttctagaaatatatatatactactttataacaaaatataaataattcaaataaaattgatgaaCTACACTCAGTTGTATTCTAAGTTTAAGAATTAGgattagttaatttaaatatgttttggtCAAATGGTGTCAAATGTAAAAAAAACTCATTACTCTCATAAATAATTCTCTCATTCTTTCCACTTATTCGTAGTGTTAAGCTTGGGTTAATTGGGAGGTAGCTGCccccaataattaattttgatacaagttataaaataattttatttttcctatACTAAAAATTAAGTGCTGCCTTCAGACAAAAaagattgaatttttattgacaTAGCTTTTGTAGTATTTACTTAGTGacaatttatcattattttaacACTTAAAcattgatataatttttggGTATAAAATATCATAGATATAGTTTTGAGAATGTAATATAGTTTTTGTAGTCTCTACTTAATGATAGTTTATCATTATTTTAGTATTTACATTCGAATATATAGTATATGATCTTGTTacgattttttaatattttaagttaatttattattggttatttaaaaaactcaaattttatgttaataagagataaaattctattatagtttataaagagtagataatttttattttatatgtcaaTTTTGTGAGAGTTGTATAGGATTTATCAAATTCTAAGactttttatgataataaatataagattttttttcataaatttaaactgcaataattttttctttaccaaaatattatgaattatttcatgcattttttaaataataaacaaaGGATAAATAATGTAAATGGTAAACTTGAAAAAGTATACcaaatattaacaaatttaatttaatactatttgactaatattaacttctttaatttttcataaCTAAGTAATATTGTTCAACGATGATTTCATCATAATTGTgctaaaattcataaattagtGCATTCACgtgtattttcaaaatatttatattgaaaacAAGTGTAAAGTTAcgacatttaattaaaaaatcaatggCTATATATCTAACaattattttcatactttaaGTCTTTCCAATCCCTTTAGTAAAAAAGAAAACTCTTGCCAATCTCTTAGTCAAAATGAAAAGTAAGATTTCTTTTGAGAAAAGTCacgaatttaaatatttatggttcaaaagaaataaatattaaaataattttatattgttatgtATCTTCGTtgaattatttcttaaaaaatttaaattggatCCTATACAATCCCTACAAAACAAAATTGTAAGATAAGAATTATTCACACTAATAAATACTTTGTCAAATTTTATCTAATCAAATGTAAAACTCTATCTCACATTTAAGACTAGACATATAAACGTGACTTAAATATATCGATAAGATGTGGTCAAATAAATCttgaataaattttgatattatataaGAATTTGATTTGAACCCTACACAATCCCATAAAAATAGACTTTGATTGAGAACAACTAATCACTTATAAAAGATaagcttaattgtagttttggtctctATATTTAAACTGATTTACAAAATTAGTcgtcctcctattttaaaaatcgacaattttgattcctttatcagatttttgaactaaaaaattaataatttaatatattttaaatgacgcgacatacaattttatgatatagaaccatttaaatacattaattataaattaaaaatatcatatgtcacgttatttaaaacatctcacgtcattattttttaattaaaaaatataaagagagATTAAACTGtcgacattttaaaataaaataaccaatttcgcaaatcaatataaatagaaaaactaaaagtacaattaaacataaaatatattatctcATCTAACGTCGAACTCTTaacaattattcaaatttaatatgACTTTGAAATCCCTacaattattttaatgtttaaatCACTACATTATTATCATACGATAAAAGTTCTAAGGAAAATGATTTAGAGATATGAAAACGAATTTAAGATTACTTAAAGGAagattattttttgtatttctttGGATAagattcatttttcatttttttaattaaaagagaCACACCCTATATAATGTCAATAAGGTTTATCAACTTcagagaaaatatataaatataagaaacatactttctttaagttataaatataaacaatattgatttttattaattaatttttatttatatttaaaattagaaaatgtataatctattaataaagaaataattcTAGACTTAATATTCAAATAACAATTCAaacttgaaattaaatatttaagttaataatatCAGTATATATTAAGACTTAATGAACTACCGAGTTTCATTCTTACTCAAAAAGAAAATCacaataagatttgatttaaatGTTACCAATCTTGATtagttgatttaattttttattaatattccATCTTTActgttcaaaataataaattatttacattagcTCCCACAATATAGTTTTTATACATTGAACCAGTTAAGGTTCTTTCGCTGTCTTTGATTATTCTAATATCTTTGAAAATATTATCATGTCATCAATTTGATAAGGAGTTgattattatttacaaaattataatttactcGGTGAAGATTTTTTTAATAGGTGATTTATAAGGACTTCTGtcatataaattttctttaattaaaaaaataataataattattattatattattattattctctcACCACAAACCCTTTGTCTTTATTGCTTCACTCCTTTTCTTCTAACATTCTTTTTCACTCTTCCTCAGTTATGGTgtttttggtttctttgattcaTTTCCAGAAAAAAGTTTCAATCTTGGCTTCTGGGTTTCTGAGATTCTCTGCAGATTTTTATCAGATAAGTTTGAAGCTTCATCATTGATAATCctctcaaatttttaatttttttttgtgaatcTTTGTTTTTGAGCACTTGGGttgttttttcatttgttgGATTGTGaagtttttgtttgtttggtttGGAATATTGGTTTTGTGAAATGGGGTTTTGgagaaagtttcaaaagttttgattttGGGGATGTTTTGATTTGAAGATCTagaaggataatattgttaGAATTTGAGAAGGGTTTTGTATGATTTTAATGATTAAGTTTGGTGGACATTAAACGATCATATAAGAGTTGTGTGTGGACTTTGATTGAAGGTGGAATGAGTTTAttggtttgatttgattttgttgtttGTGAAAAGAAATAATGGAAGGGAATTTATCACAAGGAGGTATAATTCAAGGTGGTAGTAGTTCTTTTGGTGGTTTTGATTTTCCGGGATCGATGCGTGTTCAACGTCAATCGCAGCAGCATCCGAATACAATGAACCAACACCAAAATCATCCTGGTCAAGGGTCTTCGGTGCCTAGTTCGATTCACGACGGTTTTCCTCTTACAATGGGGACTTTACCAAACTGTGATCAGACGATGTCGATGAATGAGTTTAGTCAGGGAGATAATAGGAACAAAAACTCGGCTAGCGAGGAGGATGAGCCTGAGGAAGGTGGTGATGGTCATCAAGAAGGAGGGAGAGGGAAAAAGGGGTTGCCTTGGACGCGTGTGAAGTGGACTGATAAGATGGTGAGGCTTCTGATAACGGCCGTGTCTTATATCGGTGAGGATGTGACTTCTGAAGGTGGTGGTGGAGGGAGGAGAAAATTTGCAGTCTTGCAGAAAAAGGGTAAGTGGAAATCGGTTTCTAAGGTTATGGCTGAAAGAGGTTACCGTGTTTCACCTCAGCAGTGTGAGGATAAGTTCAATGATCTTAATAAAAGGTATAAAAGGCTTAATGATATGCTCGGACGTGGAACTTCTTGTCAAGTTGTCGAAAATCCGGCTTTGTTGGATGTAATCAATTATCTTTCTGAGAAAGAAAAGGACGATGTTAGAAAAATATTGAACTCAAAACATCTTTTCTATGAAGAGATGTGTTCTTACCATAATTGTAATAGATTGCATTTACCGCACGATCCTGCATTGCAAAGGTCTCTGCAGATAGCTCTTCGAaatagagatgatcatgatacTGACGAAGTGAGAAGGTCCTACCATGATGATCACGAAGAGGATGATCATGATATGGAAACTGACGATCACGACGACTTTGAAGAGACTTATGCTTCCCATGGAGATAATCGAGGAATCTACTGTGGTTTGGGAGGATCAACCAAAAGAGTAAGACAAGGCCAAGAAGATGCTAATACTTTCGGGAATTGTTTCAATAGTCACGAGCACAATAAAAGTTCGTATCCGCACGGACAAATGGTCCAACCCGATGGAAATCAAGCTTTACCTGAAAGCATGAGAGCAGCTTGGTTACAACAGAAGCAATGGATCGAAACTCGCTCCGTTCAGTTAGAAGAACAGAAGCTACAAATTCAAATGGAGATGATGGAACTAGAGAAACAAAGATTCAAGTGGCAGAAATTTAGCCAGAAAAAAGACCGTGAGTTGGAGAAGTTGAAGCTGGAGAATGAAAGAATGAAGCTCGAGAATGAACGTATGGCTTTAGAACTAAAGCGAAAGGATATCGGAACCAGCTTTAACTAGGTTTGGCTGTTTTGCAAGATTTTGTTAAATGGCATTACatgttttttcttaaaaatattattattttttctaatgtCATTTGATAATTTGTGGTATATTTAGTTGAAAGTATACAGTTTTGATGGGGAAACTAAGGAGAAAATTAAGAACCCCTAATGATGTGTAGAGATTATTGGTTAGGGTTTTACTGAAGTTCTGTTGCCTATATTTAGTGAATGTTTTGCTGAACATTTTTAATCTTTCATTTTggaatattattatattgaccTTTGTCTAGCaactttatattttcatttttctgttatttatttatttgtttttttttaaaaaaaagaagtttattaaaaatagaataaaccaccattttagt
This region of Cicer arietinum cultivar CDC Frontier isolate Library 1 chromosome 8, Cicar.CDCFrontier_v2.0, whole genome shotgun sequence genomic DNA includes:
- the LOC101514780 gene encoding uncharacterized protein; this encodes MEGNLSQGGIIQGGSSSFGGFDFPGSMRVQRQSQQHPNTMNQHQNHPGQGSSVPSSIHDGFPLTMGTLPNCDQTMSMNEFSQGDNRNKNSASEEDEPEEGGDGHQEGGRGKKGLPWTRVKWTDKMVRLLITAVSYIGEDVTSEGGGGGRRKFAVLQKKGKWKSVSKVMAERGYRVSPQQCEDKFNDLNKRYKRLNDMLGRGTSCQVVENPALLDVINYLSEKEKDDVRKILNSKHLFYEEMCSYHNCNRLHLPHDPALQRSLQIALRNRDDHDTDEVRRSYHDDHEEDDHDMETDDHDDFEETYASHGDNRGIYCGLGGSTKRVRQGQEDANTFGNCFNSHEHNKSSYPHGQMVQPDGNQALPESMRAAWLQQKQWIETRSVQLEEQKLQIQMEMMELEKQRFKWQKFSQKKDRELEKLKLENERMKLENERMALELKRKDIGTSFN